The following proteins come from a genomic window of Prionailurus viverrinus isolate Anna chromosome D1, UM_Priviv_1.0, whole genome shotgun sequence:
- the THYN1 gene encoding thymocyte nuclear protein 1 isoform X1 — MPRPRKRLAGSAEPAGPDNKGPAGKRTKTKNPVGASAQVVNSSPQKTSASKTCGKNLSSYWLMKSEAESRLEKGVDVKFSIEDLKAQPKQTACWDGVRNYQARNFLRAMKLEQEAFFYHSNCKEPGIAGLVKIVKEAYPDHTQFEKNNPHYDPSSKEDNPKWSMVDVQFVRMMKRFITLAELKTHHQAHKATGGPLKNMALFSRQRLSIQPLTQEEFDFILSLEEKEPS, encoded by the exons ATGCCGAGACCCCGGAAGAGGCTGGCTGGGTCTGCCGAGCCTGCTGGGCCAG ACAATAAGGGACCAGCAGGAAAACGTACCAAGACTAAGAACCCAGTGGGGGCATCGGCTCAAGTGGTTAACTCCAGCCCTCAGAAGACTTCAGCCTCTAAAACCTGTGGGAAGAATCTAAGTAGTTACTGGCTGATGAAGTCAGAGGCAGAAAGCCGATTAGAGAAAGGTGTAGATGTGAAG TTCAGCATCGAGGATCTTAAAGCACAGCCCAAACAGACAGCATGCTGGGATGGTGTTCGCAACTACCAG GCCCGGAACTTCCTTCGAGCCATGAAGCTGGAGCAAGAAGCTTTCTTCTACCATAGCAACTGCAAAGAGCCAGGCATCGCAGGACTTGTGAAG attgtGAAGGAGGCTTACCCAGACCACACACAGTTTGAGAAAAACAATCCCCATTATGACCCATCCAGCAAGGAAGACAACCCCAAATGGTCCATG GTGGATGTACAATTTGTTCGGATGATGAAGCGTTTCATCACCCTGGCTGAGCTCAAAACCCATCACCAAGCTCACAAAGCCACTGGAGGCCCCTTAAAAAATATGGCTCTCTTCAGTCGCCAGAGACTCTCAATTCAGCCCCTGACCCAAG AGGAGTTCGATTTTATTTTGAgcctggaggaaaaggaaccaagTTAA
- the THYN1 gene encoding thymocyte nuclear protein 1 isoform X2: protein MVNKWEKDQITNRGDVSGRFLGADSELPLVLLVDSRILCTSALAGEPCRDPGRGWLGLPSLLGQFSIEDLKAQPKQTACWDGVRNYQARNFLRAMKLEQEAFFYHSNCKEPGIAGLVKIVKEAYPDHTQFEKNNPHYDPSSKEDNPKWSMVDVQFVRMMKRFITLAELKTHHQAHKATGGPLKNMALFSRQRLSIQPLTQEEFDFILSLEEKEPS, encoded by the exons ATGGTGAATAAATGGGAGAAGGATCAGATTACGAACCGAGGAGACGTTAGCGGCAG GTTTCTGGGGGCAGATTCAGAGTTGCCTCTTGTACTCTTGGTTGATTCCAGAATCCTCTGCACTTCAGCCCTCGCAGGGGAACCATGCCGAGACCCCGGAAGAGGCTGGCTGGGTCTGCCGAGCCTGCTGGGCCAG TTCAGCATCGAGGATCTTAAAGCACAGCCCAAACAGACAGCATGCTGGGATGGTGTTCGCAACTACCAG GCCCGGAACTTCCTTCGAGCCATGAAGCTGGAGCAAGAAGCTTTCTTCTACCATAGCAACTGCAAAGAGCCAGGCATCGCAGGACTTGTGAAG attgtGAAGGAGGCTTACCCAGACCACACACAGTTTGAGAAAAACAATCCCCATTATGACCCATCCAGCAAGGAAGACAACCCCAAATGGTCCATG GTGGATGTACAATTTGTTCGGATGATGAAGCGTTTCATCACCCTGGCTGAGCTCAAAACCCATCACCAAGCTCACAAAGCCACTGGAGGCCCCTTAAAAAATATGGCTCTCTTCAGTCGCCAGAGACTCTCAATTCAGCCCCTGACCCAAG AGGAGTTCGATTTTATTTTGAgcctggaggaaaaggaaccaagTTAA